A window of Nocardia arthritidis genomic DNA:
CATGAGTCGCGAACCATCCCGCTGAATCGACCGCCGATCGCGGACAGAATTCGTCCCGGCTCGCGAGCACCGAGGATGTGGCTCCCGGGCAGGAACAACCACGTGTGCCCCGGTGGCCTCGGTCTACTCGGTGGAGGTGACCATGCCTGAACACGGCTCCATCCGGTGTCGATCGGCGGGAGGGACGGTCGAGTCGAGAAGCTACGCGAAGCACGACAAGGACTCGACCATGAGAATGACACGTTGGTTGGCGCTACTCGAATCCGCCGCGGTGGCCTGGTGCTCGCCGGCCTGGATTCCGTACCCGATCTCCACCGATCCCGCCGAGACGCCGTTCGGCGATCCACGCCGCAGGGTTCGGATAGATCCGGTGCTCGAGGTCAGTATCGACGGCATATGGGTACGACACGACCGATGATGCCGCGGCGCGGTACCGGGCGCCCCGAGCGGTAATCAACGAGCCCTCGATTCGCGGCTGTCACGTTCGACACGGTAGCGACTCGTTTCGTGAAGGGATGGCTTGATGACCATGCGGTGGTCGGTCCTCGGCTCACGCTCGCTGTACCGCAGCGACTTCGTCGAGTTGCGGCTCGCCGACGTCGAACTGCCGGACGGTCTGCGGTTCGAGCATCATGTGCTGCACCTGGCCTCGTCGGCGGGGGTCGCGATAGTGCGCCGCGACAGCGTGCTGATGCTGTGGCGGCACCGGTTCATCACCGACACCTGGGCCTGGGAGTTGCCCGCCGGTGGCATCGAACCAGGTGAAACCCCGGCGGCAGCGGCCGCACGGGAGGCGGAAGAGGAGACGGGGTGGCGACCGTTCCGGCTCACCGAACTCGCCTACATTCAGCCGATCGCCGGAATCGCCGACTCCGAGCAGTATGTGTTCCGGGCCGACGACGCGGTGCGGATAGGCGAGCCCGCCGACCCCAACGAAGCCGAGCGAATCGCCTGGGTGCCCTTGTCCGGTGTGCCCGCCCTGATCGCGGCGCGCCAGATCGTCGCCGCCGCGACTGTGGTAGCTCTGCTCCGGCTGTGCCTGCTCACGGTGCGGCAGGAGATCTGAACCGGCTTCGGGGCGGCCTGTGGGCGCTCTCGGCGGACGGATCCCGGAGGTCGCCGAGAGCGGCGCACGGTCCAGGGCAGGCGAATCCACACCCTACCTTCGCCATGGCGCGTGCGCTGAGTCGAGATCCATTGCGCCGCACCGGCGCCGGTGAGCCGAGCCGATGTATGGCGGCGGCCGGTGGCCAGCAGCAGTTTCGACCAGGCTCGCTCGGCACCGACAGCACACCAGATCTGTGGCTATGGCTTGCGCGCAACGCCGCCATAAGCTGAAATCGATTGCAGCGCACCGACTTCGATGGAATCGTTGCGCCATTCCGTGATCGCCGTGAAGCCGGTTTCGATGAACTCGAAACATGTGCTGCCCGGATCCGTGGTGGAGCGGGTGAAGAGCCCCTACCCGTCCACCCAGGACCCGGGCTACGCGGCGAATCTGCAAATACTGGTGAAAGACCTGATGGGCGAGCCGGATTCGCCCCTGCTCGCCATGCTCGACCGCGACTGGCTGCAACAGGCCGTCGAACAGGACCCGACCCGGATGGCCGTCGGAACCCGCAGCGCGCTGGACCGCGCCATCGACATCGGCGTCTGGCTCGACCTCTACAAACCGGACCTGCGACTGTGAGATAGACAGCGGCACAATGGCCACGTCGTCCATCGACGTGGCCGAAAGTGCGGTATCCGTGGCTCGTCAGGTGGGGCGCGCTACTGCCGGAATCACGCACACTGGTCCGGCGCGATCGTTGGAAGCTTTGTCGCCCAACAGGTTCCAGTTGTCTCTGCGAGACCCTGGGCAGCGCATCGATTATCCACTCGAAGGAGCCCCACATGCCTTTCATCACAACGCCGGACGGCGTGGACATCTACTACAAGGACTGGGGCAACGGACAGCCCATCGTCTTCAGCCACGGCTGGCCCTTGTCCTCGGACGACTGGGACGCACAACTGATGTTCTTCGTGTCCCATGGTTTTCGGGTGATCGCGCACGACCGGCGCGGCCATGGTCGTTCCGCGCAGGTCGCCGAGGGGCACGATATGGATCACTATGCCGATGACCTGGCCGCCGTCGTCTCCCATCTCGATCTGTCGGACGCGGTTCATATCGGTCATTCCACCGGCGGCGGTGAGGTCGTGCGCTACCTCACCCGGCATGGACAGGATCGGGCGGCCAAAGCCGTTCTGATCAGTGCGGTGCCGCCGATCATGGTGAAGACCGCCGATAATCCGGGCGGACTGGACAAGTCGGTTTTCGATGACATCCAAGAACAGGTCGCCACCCGCCGGTCGGATTTCTTCCGCACCTTCGCCGAGGGACCGTTCTACGGTTACAACCGGCCCGGCGCACAGCCTTCCGAGGGAGTGATCGCCAACTGGTGGCGGCAGGGCATGGCCGGCGGCGCCAAGGCACACTACGACGGTGTCGTCGCATTTTCCCAGACCGACTTCACCGAGGAGCTTACGAAGATCACGATCCCGGTCCTCGTCATGCACGGGGAGGACGACCAGGTGGTCCCGATCGAGAACACCGGCGTCCGCTCGGCCGAACTGCTGCCCAACGGCACGCTCAAAACCTATCCGGGTTTCCCGCACGGTATGCCGACCACCGAAGCCGCGACCATCAACGCCGACCTGCTCGCATTCATTCGATCCTGAGTAGCGATCGGAGCCCGTCCGCGATCCGAAACCCGCGCGGAACCGCGCGGCGGACGGGCTCCCCGGCCGAGCATCCGCCGGATCAGGACACTGCCAGCTCCGGCTCATCCGCCGGCGTCGCGGGCGCGAAACCGGTCGAGCGGAATCGCTGCTGATATTTGCGCGGTGAGATGCCCAACCGTGCGATGAAGGCCCGGCGCAGGGCCTCGCTGGTGCCGTATCCGGCGGTTATGGCGGCCTCGGTCACGGAATGCCCGGCGTGCAAGAGGTCTCGCGCGGTACAGAAGCGGACGAAGCCCACGTACTCGGCGGGCGAGCGCTCCAGTTCTGCGCGAAACAGTCTGGTCAGGTGGCGCGGACTGACCCGGGCGTGCGCGGCCAGGGTCTGCACGGTGTGCGGGTAGGCCGGGTCCGCGCAGATCAGGTCCACCGCCCGCCGCACGAGCGGGCTGCGCGGCGCGGGCCCGTTCAGGTGGGCCGAGAACTGCGACTGCCCACCCGCGCGCTGCATGTACACCACCAGCGATTGCGCCACCCGCCGCGCCACATCCGGCCCGTGGTCCTCCTCGACCATGGCCAATGCCAGATCCACGCCCGCCACCACTCCCGCTGAGCTGTACAGGTTTCCGTCGCGCACGAAAATGGCATCGGGCCGCACATCGACCGCCGGATATCGATGGGCCAGCTCGCCCGCGAACTTCCAGTGCGTGGTCGCCCGGCGGCCGTCCAGCAGCCCGAGTGCGGCCACCACGAACGTGCCGCTGCAGATCGAGGCGAAGCGCCGCGTGCGGGACGAGAGCGAGCAGGCCGCGGCCAGCACCTGTTCGGTCACGAAACGGGCGGGTGGCAGTTCACTGCCCGCGATCACCACGGTGTCGAAGCGCCCGGGATCGGCGGCCGCGCCATTGACCTCGATCCGGGTGCCGATCGAGGTCCGCACGGGACACCCATCGGGTGACAGCACGACCACCTCGTAGTCGCAGACCGTCTGATTGGCCTCCACGAAAACCTCTGCCGGACCGACGAAATCGAGCAGCTTGACCCCGTCGAAGATCAGGAACCCGATGCGCTTGCGCGGTGCACCCGCGAATGAGGACATGTCAACCAGTATTCTGGAGCTGCGCCTCCATAACAAGGTGATCTGTATCGCCGCACGTAGATTGGTACGGTGACCTCATGGGACGGCCGCGACAGTTCGACGAATCGAACCTGCTCGACGTCGCGATCGAGCAATTCTGGTCCAAGGGATTCGACGACACGTCCGTGGATGACGTCTCGCGGATCGCCAACGTCGGCAATGGCAGCATCTACGCGGCATACGGCAGCAAACGCGGCCTGTTCCTGGCCGCGTTCACCCGGTACTGCGATCGCCGGGCCGCCTTCGTGCGCGAAACCGTGCTCGCCGCACCGGGTTCCGCGAGAACGGCGATCCTGACGCTGCTGCGCGCCATCGTCGACGACTGCGCCGCACAACCCCATCGCCGCGGTTGCCTGATGAT
This region includes:
- a CDS encoding NUDIX hydrolase — protein: MTMRWSVLGSRSLYRSDFVELRLADVELPDGLRFEHHVLHLASSAGVAIVRRDSVLMLWRHRFITDTWAWELPAGGIEPGETPAAAAAREAEEETGWRPFRLTELAYIQPIAGIADSEQYVFRADDAVRIGEPADPNEAERIAWVPLSGVPALIAARQIVAAATVVALLRLCLLTVRQEI
- a CDS encoding alpha/beta fold hydrolase — translated: MPFITTPDGVDIYYKDWGNGQPIVFSHGWPLSSDDWDAQLMFFVSHGFRVIAHDRRGHGRSAQVAEGHDMDHYADDLAAVVSHLDLSDAVHIGHSTGGGEVVRYLTRHGQDRAAKAVLISAVPPIMVKTADNPGGLDKSVFDDIQEQVATRRSDFFRTFAEGPFYGYNRPGAQPSEGVIANWWRQGMAGGAKAHYDGVVAFSQTDFTEELTKITIPVLVMHGEDDQVVPIENTGVRSAELLPNGTLKTYPGFPHGMPTTEAATINADLLAFIRS
- a CDS encoding GlxA family transcriptional regulator; its protein translation is MSSFAGAPRKRIGFLIFDGVKLLDFVGPAEVFVEANQTVCDYEVVVLSPDGCPVRTSIGTRIEVNGAAADPGRFDTVVIAGSELPPARFVTEQVLAAACSLSSRTRRFASICSGTFVVAALGLLDGRRATTHWKFAGELAHRYPAVDVRPDAIFVRDGNLYSSAGVVAGVDLALAMVEEDHGPDVARRVAQSLVVYMQRAGGQSQFSAHLNGPAPRSPLVRRAVDLICADPAYPHTVQTLAAHARVSPRHLTRLFRAELERSPAEYVGFVRFCTARDLLHAGHSVTEAAITAGYGTSEALRRAFIARLGISPRKYQQRFRSTGFAPATPADEPELAVS
- a CDS encoding TetR/AcrR family transcriptional regulator translates to MGRPRQFDESNLLDVAIEQFWSKGFDDTSVDDVSRIANVGNGSIYAAYGSKRGLFLAAFTRYCDRRAAFVRETVLAAPGSARTAILTLLRAIVDDCAAQPHRRGCLMINSVAALGGRIPEVAEIGARTTAAMEDAVAERLRRVAPVGDHKAIAVLSAHIILVSQGLIQLSRLHASVHRLHEIAEASLGTLPTAWADRIDAEPRKAHAR